From a region of the Helianthus annuus cultivar XRQ/B chromosome 5, HanXRQr2.0-SUNRISE, whole genome shotgun sequence genome:
- the LOC110940261 gene encoding lysine-specific demethylase JMJ25 isoform X2, translating into MVTNNANLIIAKDQDDDAKDTDGSDNLNHQKAEEIETHTNGDVAIKDEHCDEPEPQAQKKKRGRKKKNPVVKEEEIETHTNGDVAIKDEQCDEPESLVKKKKRGRKKKNLAVREEEIETHTNGDLAIKDEQPEPQVKKKRGRKKKNLVVKEEEIETHTNGGLEIKDEQCDEPEPQVKKKRGRKKKNLVVKEEEETGKSKNVVVKEEETRRSARSNVKRINYSDLYNEIDFDSDSDGQRKRKKKRVQETTADKKKQENPSREEENNGSKQKHFARRIVVDENGNEVKVESDMCHQCQRNDKGRVVRCQRCRTKRYCVPCMTTWYPNMTEEMFADQCPVCLDNCNCKSCLRDVHPKVKEKINFTPTADQKIQYSIYTLHVLLPFLKRLNEDYIKEKTIESEIQGSTLSDVKLKKAVCDLDERMYCDCCRTSIFDLHRTCPECHYDLCLQCCVELRDGNPQINKQGDDCIVQKKKAVPEEVINHDWKSLEDGRIPCPPESMGGCGRGILRLVHLKPLKWVPNLLENTLKLLKHHKLEEDMREIPVEWCTCSDFIKNKSDTEYNQLRKAASRENSNDNYLYCPRAVDILPGDLKHFQWHWSKGQPVIVSNALETTLGLSWEPMVMWRAFRQLKSIKHDRLMDVVALNCLNWCEVDVNVHQFFTWYTEGRYDDKGCPQILKLKDWPPSSLFEERLPRHGVEFITSLPFKEYTHPRDGYLNLAVKLPKNSLKPDMGPKTYIAYGLPQELGRGDSVTKLHCDMSDAVNVLTHTATVKHSSEQLRKIKRLIRKYKGQDQKELFEHNVEDPKDNAEVEGRSGDMDVDERKKPKSWNQTDPTTSNQLNENTMENEDGVNDGKRRRRRNRQNGNAENKKGKVDVPHSSEEVSSDEDDDTDTCVDGLDLGEGGALWDIFRREDTPKLEEYLKKHFREFRHILCHPVQQVIHPIHDQSFYLTVEHKRRLKEEFGIEPWTFVQKLGDAVFIPAGCAHQVRNLKLLRRSFSISSRSSRCSKAAFFVSPIT; encoded by the exons ATGGTTACGAACAACGCTAATCTTATCATTGCCAAAGATCAAGACGATGATGCCAAAGATACTGATGGTTCGGATAATCTTAATCACCAAAAAGCAGAAGAAATTGAAACTCACACAAACGGAGACGTAGCAATCAAAGATGAACACTGTGATGAACCTGAACCACAGGCGCAGAAGAAGAAGAGAGGTCGTAAAAAGAAGAATCCAGTAGTAAAAGAAGAAGAAATTGAAACTCACACCAACGGAGACGTAGCAATCAAAGATGAACAATGTGATGAACCTGAATCActggtgaagaagaagaagagaggtCGTAAAAAGAAGAATCTAGCAGTAAGAGAAGAAGAAATTGAAACTCACACAAATGGAGACCTAGCAATCAAAGATGAACAACCTGAACCACAGGTGAAGAAGAAGAGAGGTCGTAAAAAGAAGAATCTAGTAGTAAAAGAAGAAGAAATTGAAACTCACACAAATGGAGGCCTAGAAATCAAAGATGAACAATGTGATGAACCTGAACCACAGGTGAAGAAGAAGCGAGGTCGTAAAAAGAAGAATCTAGTAgtaaaagaagaagaagagactGGAAAAAGTAAGAATGTAGTAGTAAAAGAAGAAGAGACTCGAAGGTCCGCAAGAAGTAATGTGAAGCGTATTAACTACAGTGATTTATACAATGAAATTGACTTTGATTCTGATTCTGATGGTCAacggaagaggaagaagaaacgTGTTCAGGAGACCACAGCAGACAAGAAGAAACAAGAAAACCCTTCCAGAGAAGAGGAGAACAATGGTTCAAAGCAGAAACATTTTGCTAGGCGTATTGTTGTGGATGAAAAT GGGAATGAAGTTAAGGTGGAGTCCGATATGTGCCACCAGTGTCAAAGGAACGACAAGGGACGCGTTGTTCGCTGTCAGAGATGTCGGACTAAGCGATACTGTGTGCCTTGCATGACTACATG GTACCCTAACATGACAGAGGAAATGTTTGCTGACCAATGCCCTGTTTGCCTTGACAATTGCAACTGTAAATCTTGCTTGCGCGATGTGCACCCTAAA GTAAAAGAGAAGATTAATTTTACACCTACTGCTGATCAGAAAATTCAATATTCTATATATACCCTTCACGTTCTTCTTCCATTTCTCAAGCGTCTCAACGAGGACTACATAAAGGAGAAAACCATAGAGTCTGAGATTCAAG GATCTACTTTATCTGATGTAAAGTTGAAGAAGGCAGTCTGTGACTTGGACGAGCGCATGTACTG TGACTGCTGTAGAACGTCGATTTTTGACTTGCATAGAACCTGCCCTGAATGCCATTACGACCTCTGTCTTCAGTGTTGTGTGGAATTGCGTGATGGCAACCCGCAGATAAACAAACAAGGGGATGATTGTATTGTTCAGAAGAAGAAAGCAGTACCAGAAGAAGTTATAAATCATGATTGGAAGTCTCTAGAAGACGGCAGAATTCCCTGTCCACCAGAAAGTATGGGTGGTTGTGGGCGTGGAATCTTACGGTTGGTGCATTTAAAGCCACTCAAATGGGTTCCAAATTTGTTGGAGAATACGTTAAAGCTCTTAAAGCATCACAAATTAGAGGAGGATATGAGAGAGATTCCTGTGGAATGGTGCACTTGTTcagattttataaaaaataaaagtgaCACTGAATATAATCAGTTACGTAAAGCTGCTTCTCGTGAAAATTCCAATGATAATTACTTGTATTGTCCACGTGCTGTGGACATTCTACCTGGAGATTTAAAGCATTTTCAGTGGCATTGGTCAAAAGGCCAGCCTGTCATAGTCAGTAATGCTCTAGAAACTACTCTCGGGTTGAGCTGGGAGCCCATGGTTATGTGGCGTGCTTTTCGACAACTTAAAAGTATTAAACATGACCGACTCATGGACGTTGTTGCTCTTAACTGCTTAAATTGGTGTGAG GTTGATGTTAACGTTCATCAGTTTTTTACGTGGTATACGGAAGGTCGATATGATGACAAGGGGTGTCCTCAGATCCTTAAGCTAAAAGACTGGCCTCCATCAAGTTTGTTTGAAGAGCGTTTGCCACGGCATGGTGTTGAATTTATCACTAGCTTACCCTTTAAAGAATATACACATCCTCGTGATGGATACCTTAATCTCGCTGTCAAGTTGCCCAAAAATTCTTTAAAGCCAGACATGGGTCCTAAAACATATATTGCTTATGGTCTTCCTCAAGAACTGGGGCGTGGGGACTCTGTAACCAAACTTCACTGTGACATGTCCGATGCG GTGAATGTGTTGACTCATACTGCAACTGTGAAGCACAGTTCTGAACAGCTTAGAAAGATAAAAAGATTGATACGGAAGTACAAGGGTCAGGATCAGAAGGAACTTTTTGAACATAACGTTGAGGACCCGAAAGATAACGCTGAAGTTGAAGGAAGGTCAGGTGATATGGATGTGGATGAAAGAAAGAAACCAAAAAGTTGGAATCAAACAGATCCAACCACTAGTAACCAACTGAATGAAAATACAATGGAGAATGAAGATGGAGTAAATGATGGGAAGAGAAGAAGACGTCGCAACAGACAAAATGGAAATGCagaaaataaaaaaggaaaagTTGACGTCCCACATAGTAGCGAAGAAGTTAGCAGTGATGAGGATGATGACACCGACACGTGTGTGGATGGATTGGATTTGGGAGAGGGAGGTGCACTGTGGGACATCTTTAGGAGGGAAGATACTCCTAAGTTAGAGGAATATCTCAAAAAACACTTCAGAGAGTTCCGGCATATCCTCTGTCATCCAGTGCAGCAG GTTATACATCCGATTCATGACCAATCATTTTACTTAACAGTAGAGCATAAAAGGAGGCTCAAAGAAGAGTTTG GAATTGAACCGTGGACTTTTGTCCAAAAGCTTGGAGATGCTGTCTTTATACCTGCTGGCTGTGCTCACCAAGTTAGAAATCTCAAG TTGCTGCGAAGAAGTTTTAGCATATCATCTCGATCAAGTAGATGTTCCAAAGCCGCGTTCTTTGTGTCACCCATCACATAA
- the LOC110940261 gene encoding lysine-specific demethylase JMJ25 isoform X3 yields the protein MVTNNANLIIAKDQDDDAKDTDGSDNLNHQKAEEIETHTNGDVAIKDEHCDEPEPQAQKKKRGRKKKNPVVKEEEIETHTNGDVAIKDEQCDEPESLVKKKKRGRKKKNLAVREEEIETHTNGDLAIKDEQPEPQVKKKRGRKKKNLVVKEEEIETHTNGGLEIKDEQCDEPEPQVKKKRGRKKKNLVVKEEEETGKSKNVVVKEEETRRSARSNVKRINYSDLYNEIDFDSDSDGQRKRKKKRVQETTADKKKQENPSREEENNGSKQKHFARRIVVDENGNEVKVESDMCHQCQRNDKGRVVRCQRCRTKRYCVPCMTTWYPNMTEEMFADQCPVCLDNCNCKSCLRDVHPKVKEKINFTPTADQKIQYSIYTLHVLLPFLKRLNEDYIKEKTIESEIQGSTLSDVKLKKAVCDLDERMYCDCCRTSIFDLHRTCPECHYDLCLQCCVELRDGNPQINKQGDDCIVQKKKAVPEEVINHDWKSLEDGRIPCPPESMGGCGRGILRLVHLKPLKWVPNLLENTLKLLKHHKLEEDMREIPVEWCTCSDFIKNKSDTEYNQLRKAASRENSNDNYLYCPRAVDILPGDLKHFQWHWSKGQPVIVSNALETTLGLSWEPMVMWRAFRQLKSIKHDRLMDVVALNCLNWCEVDVNVHQFFTWYTEGRYDDKGCPQILKLKDWPPSSLFEERLPRHGVEFITSLPFKEYTHPRDGYLNLAVKLPKNSLKPDMGPKTYIAYGLPQELGRGDSVTKLHCDMSDAVNVLTHTATVKHSSEQLRKIKRLIRKYKGQDQKELFEHNVEDPKDNAEVEGRSGDMDVDERKKPKSWNQTDPTTSNQLNENTMENEDGVNDGKRRRRRNRQNGNAENKKGKVDVPHSSEEVSSDEDDDTDTCVDGLDLGEGGALWDIFRREDTPKLEEYLKKHFREFRHILCHPVQQVIHPIHDQSFYLTVEHKRRLKEEFGIEPWTFVQKLGDAVFIPAGCAHQVRNLKILGVPYSHVASLLDDYTTK from the exons ATGGTTACGAACAACGCTAATCTTATCATTGCCAAAGATCAAGACGATGATGCCAAAGATACTGATGGTTCGGATAATCTTAATCACCAAAAAGCAGAAGAAATTGAAACTCACACAAACGGAGACGTAGCAATCAAAGATGAACACTGTGATGAACCTGAACCACAGGCGCAGAAGAAGAAGAGAGGTCGTAAAAAGAAGAATCCAGTAGTAAAAGAAGAAGAAATTGAAACTCACACCAACGGAGACGTAGCAATCAAAGATGAACAATGTGATGAACCTGAATCActggtgaagaagaagaagagaggtCGTAAAAAGAAGAATCTAGCAGTAAGAGAAGAAGAAATTGAAACTCACACAAATGGAGACCTAGCAATCAAAGATGAACAACCTGAACCACAGGTGAAGAAGAAGAGAGGTCGTAAAAAGAAGAATCTAGTAGTAAAAGAAGAAGAAATTGAAACTCACACAAATGGAGGCCTAGAAATCAAAGATGAACAATGTGATGAACCTGAACCACAGGTGAAGAAGAAGCGAGGTCGTAAAAAGAAGAATCTAGTAgtaaaagaagaagaagagactGGAAAAAGTAAGAATGTAGTAGTAAAAGAAGAAGAGACTCGAAGGTCCGCAAGAAGTAATGTGAAGCGTATTAACTACAGTGATTTATACAATGAAATTGACTTTGATTCTGATTCTGATGGTCAacggaagaggaagaagaaacgTGTTCAGGAGACCACAGCAGACAAGAAGAAACAAGAAAACCCTTCCAGAGAAGAGGAGAACAATGGTTCAAAGCAGAAACATTTTGCTAGGCGTATTGTTGTGGATGAAAAT GGGAATGAAGTTAAGGTGGAGTCCGATATGTGCCACCAGTGTCAAAGGAACGACAAGGGACGCGTTGTTCGCTGTCAGAGATGTCGGACTAAGCGATACTGTGTGCCTTGCATGACTACATG GTACCCTAACATGACAGAGGAAATGTTTGCTGACCAATGCCCTGTTTGCCTTGACAATTGCAACTGTAAATCTTGCTTGCGCGATGTGCACCCTAAA GTAAAAGAGAAGATTAATTTTACACCTACTGCTGATCAGAAAATTCAATATTCTATATATACCCTTCACGTTCTTCTTCCATTTCTCAAGCGTCTCAACGAGGACTACATAAAGGAGAAAACCATAGAGTCTGAGATTCAAG GATCTACTTTATCTGATGTAAAGTTGAAGAAGGCAGTCTGTGACTTGGACGAGCGCATGTACTG TGACTGCTGTAGAACGTCGATTTTTGACTTGCATAGAACCTGCCCTGAATGCCATTACGACCTCTGTCTTCAGTGTTGTGTGGAATTGCGTGATGGCAACCCGCAGATAAACAAACAAGGGGATGATTGTATTGTTCAGAAGAAGAAAGCAGTACCAGAAGAAGTTATAAATCATGATTGGAAGTCTCTAGAAGACGGCAGAATTCCCTGTCCACCAGAAAGTATGGGTGGTTGTGGGCGTGGAATCTTACGGTTGGTGCATTTAAAGCCACTCAAATGGGTTCCAAATTTGTTGGAGAATACGTTAAAGCTCTTAAAGCATCACAAATTAGAGGAGGATATGAGAGAGATTCCTGTGGAATGGTGCACTTGTTcagattttataaaaaataaaagtgaCACTGAATATAATCAGTTACGTAAAGCTGCTTCTCGTGAAAATTCCAATGATAATTACTTGTATTGTCCACGTGCTGTGGACATTCTACCTGGAGATTTAAAGCATTTTCAGTGGCATTGGTCAAAAGGCCAGCCTGTCATAGTCAGTAATGCTCTAGAAACTACTCTCGGGTTGAGCTGGGAGCCCATGGTTATGTGGCGTGCTTTTCGACAACTTAAAAGTATTAAACATGACCGACTCATGGACGTTGTTGCTCTTAACTGCTTAAATTGGTGTGAG GTTGATGTTAACGTTCATCAGTTTTTTACGTGGTATACGGAAGGTCGATATGATGACAAGGGGTGTCCTCAGATCCTTAAGCTAAAAGACTGGCCTCCATCAAGTTTGTTTGAAGAGCGTTTGCCACGGCATGGTGTTGAATTTATCACTAGCTTACCCTTTAAAGAATATACACATCCTCGTGATGGATACCTTAATCTCGCTGTCAAGTTGCCCAAAAATTCTTTAAAGCCAGACATGGGTCCTAAAACATATATTGCTTATGGTCTTCCTCAAGAACTGGGGCGTGGGGACTCTGTAACCAAACTTCACTGTGACATGTCCGATGCG GTGAATGTGTTGACTCATACTGCAACTGTGAAGCACAGTTCTGAACAGCTTAGAAAGATAAAAAGATTGATACGGAAGTACAAGGGTCAGGATCAGAAGGAACTTTTTGAACATAACGTTGAGGACCCGAAAGATAACGCTGAAGTTGAAGGAAGGTCAGGTGATATGGATGTGGATGAAAGAAAGAAACCAAAAAGTTGGAATCAAACAGATCCAACCACTAGTAACCAACTGAATGAAAATACAATGGAGAATGAAGATGGAGTAAATGATGGGAAGAGAAGAAGACGTCGCAACAGACAAAATGGAAATGCagaaaataaaaaaggaaaagTTGACGTCCCACATAGTAGCGAAGAAGTTAGCAGTGATGAGGATGATGACACCGACACGTGTGTGGATGGATTGGATTTGGGAGAGGGAGGTGCACTGTGGGACATCTTTAGGAGGGAAGATACTCCTAAGTTAGAGGAATATCTCAAAAAACACTTCAGAGAGTTCCGGCATATCCTCTGTCATCCAGTGCAGCAG GTTATACATCCGATTCATGACCAATCATTTTACTTAACAGTAGAGCATAAAAGGAGGCTCAAAGAAGAGTTTG GAATTGAACCGTGGACTTTTGTCCAAAAGCTTGGAGATGCTGTCTTTATACCTGCTGGCTGTGCTCACCAAGTTAGAAATCTCAAG ATATTAGGAGTCCCATACTCCCATGTGGCTTCTTTGTTGGACGATTACACCACCAAGTGA
- the LOC110940261 gene encoding lysine-specific demethylase JMJ25 isoform X1 translates to MVTNNANLIIAKDQDDDAKDTDGSDNLNHQKAEEIETHTNGDVAIKDEHCDEPEPQAQKKKRGRKKKNPVVKEEEIETHTNGDVAIKDEQCDEPESLVKKKKRGRKKKNLAVREEEIETHTNGDLAIKDEQPEPQVKKKRGRKKKNLVVKEEEIETHTNGGLEIKDEQCDEPEPQVKKKRGRKKKNLVVKEEEETGKSKNVVVKEEETRRSARSNVKRINYSDLYNEIDFDSDSDGQRKRKKKRVQETTADKKKQENPSREEENNGSKQKHFARRIVVDENGNEVKVESDMCHQCQRNDKGRVVRCQRCRTKRYCVPCMTTWYPNMTEEMFADQCPVCLDNCNCKSCLRDVHPKVKEKINFTPTADQKIQYSIYTLHVLLPFLKRLNEDYIKEKTIESEIQGSTLSDVKLKKAVCDLDERMYCDCCRTSIFDLHRTCPECHYDLCLQCCVELRDGNPQINKQGDDCIVQKKKAVPEEVINHDWKSLEDGRIPCPPESMGGCGRGILRLVHLKPLKWVPNLLENTLKLLKHHKLEEDMREIPVEWCTCSDFIKNKSDTEYNQLRKAASRENSNDNYLYCPRAVDILPGDLKHFQWHWSKGQPVIVSNALETTLGLSWEPMVMWRAFRQLKSIKHDRLMDVVALNCLNWCEVDVNVHQFFTWYTEGRYDDKGCPQILKLKDWPPSSLFEERLPRHGVEFITSLPFKEYTHPRDGYLNLAVKLPKNSLKPDMGPKTYIAYGLPQELGRGDSVTKLHCDMSDAVNVLTHTATVKHSSEQLRKIKRLIRKYKGQDQKELFEHNVEDPKDNAEVEGRSGDMDVDERKKPKSWNQTDPTTSNQLNENTMENEDGVNDGKRRRRRNRQNGNAENKKGKVDVPHSSEEVSSDEDDDTDTCVDGLDLGEGGALWDIFRREDTPKLEEYLKKHFREFRHILCHPVQQVIHPIHDQSFYLTVEHKRRLKEEFGIEPWTFVQKLGDAVFIPAGCAHQVRNLKSCIKVALDFVSPENVGECIQLTEDFRVLPQYHRAKEDKLEVKKMALHAVAAAIRDLGKPNETIDDIKSEETTSTEEQPEKTK, encoded by the exons ATGGTTACGAACAACGCTAATCTTATCATTGCCAAAGATCAAGACGATGATGCCAAAGATACTGATGGTTCGGATAATCTTAATCACCAAAAAGCAGAAGAAATTGAAACTCACACAAACGGAGACGTAGCAATCAAAGATGAACACTGTGATGAACCTGAACCACAGGCGCAGAAGAAGAAGAGAGGTCGTAAAAAGAAGAATCCAGTAGTAAAAGAAGAAGAAATTGAAACTCACACCAACGGAGACGTAGCAATCAAAGATGAACAATGTGATGAACCTGAATCActggtgaagaagaagaagagaggtCGTAAAAAGAAGAATCTAGCAGTAAGAGAAGAAGAAATTGAAACTCACACAAATGGAGACCTAGCAATCAAAGATGAACAACCTGAACCACAGGTGAAGAAGAAGAGAGGTCGTAAAAAGAAGAATCTAGTAGTAAAAGAAGAAGAAATTGAAACTCACACAAATGGAGGCCTAGAAATCAAAGATGAACAATGTGATGAACCTGAACCACAGGTGAAGAAGAAGCGAGGTCGTAAAAAGAAGAATCTAGTAgtaaaagaagaagaagagactGGAAAAAGTAAGAATGTAGTAGTAAAAGAAGAAGAGACTCGAAGGTCCGCAAGAAGTAATGTGAAGCGTATTAACTACAGTGATTTATACAATGAAATTGACTTTGATTCTGATTCTGATGGTCAacggaagaggaagaagaaacgTGTTCAGGAGACCACAGCAGACAAGAAGAAACAAGAAAACCCTTCCAGAGAAGAGGAGAACAATGGTTCAAAGCAGAAACATTTTGCTAGGCGTATTGTTGTGGATGAAAAT GGGAATGAAGTTAAGGTGGAGTCCGATATGTGCCACCAGTGTCAAAGGAACGACAAGGGACGCGTTGTTCGCTGTCAGAGATGTCGGACTAAGCGATACTGTGTGCCTTGCATGACTACATG GTACCCTAACATGACAGAGGAAATGTTTGCTGACCAATGCCCTGTTTGCCTTGACAATTGCAACTGTAAATCTTGCTTGCGCGATGTGCACCCTAAA GTAAAAGAGAAGATTAATTTTACACCTACTGCTGATCAGAAAATTCAATATTCTATATATACCCTTCACGTTCTTCTTCCATTTCTCAAGCGTCTCAACGAGGACTACATAAAGGAGAAAACCATAGAGTCTGAGATTCAAG GATCTACTTTATCTGATGTAAAGTTGAAGAAGGCAGTCTGTGACTTGGACGAGCGCATGTACTG TGACTGCTGTAGAACGTCGATTTTTGACTTGCATAGAACCTGCCCTGAATGCCATTACGACCTCTGTCTTCAGTGTTGTGTGGAATTGCGTGATGGCAACCCGCAGATAAACAAACAAGGGGATGATTGTATTGTTCAGAAGAAGAAAGCAGTACCAGAAGAAGTTATAAATCATGATTGGAAGTCTCTAGAAGACGGCAGAATTCCCTGTCCACCAGAAAGTATGGGTGGTTGTGGGCGTGGAATCTTACGGTTGGTGCATTTAAAGCCACTCAAATGGGTTCCAAATTTGTTGGAGAATACGTTAAAGCTCTTAAAGCATCACAAATTAGAGGAGGATATGAGAGAGATTCCTGTGGAATGGTGCACTTGTTcagattttataaaaaataaaagtgaCACTGAATATAATCAGTTACGTAAAGCTGCTTCTCGTGAAAATTCCAATGATAATTACTTGTATTGTCCACGTGCTGTGGACATTCTACCTGGAGATTTAAAGCATTTTCAGTGGCATTGGTCAAAAGGCCAGCCTGTCATAGTCAGTAATGCTCTAGAAACTACTCTCGGGTTGAGCTGGGAGCCCATGGTTATGTGGCGTGCTTTTCGACAACTTAAAAGTATTAAACATGACCGACTCATGGACGTTGTTGCTCTTAACTGCTTAAATTGGTGTGAG GTTGATGTTAACGTTCATCAGTTTTTTACGTGGTATACGGAAGGTCGATATGATGACAAGGGGTGTCCTCAGATCCTTAAGCTAAAAGACTGGCCTCCATCAAGTTTGTTTGAAGAGCGTTTGCCACGGCATGGTGTTGAATTTATCACTAGCTTACCCTTTAAAGAATATACACATCCTCGTGATGGATACCTTAATCTCGCTGTCAAGTTGCCCAAAAATTCTTTAAAGCCAGACATGGGTCCTAAAACATATATTGCTTATGGTCTTCCTCAAGAACTGGGGCGTGGGGACTCTGTAACCAAACTTCACTGTGACATGTCCGATGCG GTGAATGTGTTGACTCATACTGCAACTGTGAAGCACAGTTCTGAACAGCTTAGAAAGATAAAAAGATTGATACGGAAGTACAAGGGTCAGGATCAGAAGGAACTTTTTGAACATAACGTTGAGGACCCGAAAGATAACGCTGAAGTTGAAGGAAGGTCAGGTGATATGGATGTGGATGAAAGAAAGAAACCAAAAAGTTGGAATCAAACAGATCCAACCACTAGTAACCAACTGAATGAAAATACAATGGAGAATGAAGATGGAGTAAATGATGGGAAGAGAAGAAGACGTCGCAACAGACAAAATGGAAATGCagaaaataaaaaaggaaaagTTGACGTCCCACATAGTAGCGAAGAAGTTAGCAGTGATGAGGATGATGACACCGACACGTGTGTGGATGGATTGGATTTGGGAGAGGGAGGTGCACTGTGGGACATCTTTAGGAGGGAAGATACTCCTAAGTTAGAGGAATATCTCAAAAAACACTTCAGAGAGTTCCGGCATATCCTCTGTCATCCAGTGCAGCAG GTTATACATCCGATTCATGACCAATCATTTTACTTAACAGTAGAGCATAAAAGGAGGCTCAAAGAAGAGTTTG GAATTGAACCGTGGACTTTTGTCCAAAAGCTTGGAGATGCTGTCTTTATACCTGCTGGCTGTGCTCACCAAGTTAGAAATCTCAAG